In Vibrio chagasii, the sequence CAACTGGACCTATTAGCCGACAGCGCTCGCGCTGAACTGAAAAACAGCGACTTGAAGAATGTCACCAGTTTATTGGATGCACAGAACTCTAAATTAAACCTGCTGTTGAGCTTTATGTTATCGCAGCAAGATGATGAGAAGTTTCGAACTCACACCTATTCCTTCGGTGCGAGCCAGTTTTCCTGTTTTTCTAAGACAGACATCGAGCCAGGTCGCTTAGTAAAAGCTAAGCTGTTCTTGGAGCACCCTGCCGCTGCCATTTACTGCTACGCGGAAGTGTTTGCAAGCCAGCCTAAAGATTCAGGTTTCGAAATCAACTTCAAATACGCTCATCTTCGCGATACGGACCAAGACCTGCTGATCAAAGCGGCACTTCATCAACAACAGAAACTTTTGCGTCAACGCTCTCTAGACCGAGATAACAAGTAAATTAACATGACCAAACAATCTATTTTTACCCTACCAACCCTCAAAGGAGCCGGTGACAAAAAACACATTGGTAACCTTGTGGGTTCGTCTCTCGCTCTTGCTATCGCTAAACTCGCAGAGCAACACAACAGTCATACTGTACTTGCTGTACCAGATCCACAAATCGCACTCAAGCTGCAATCTGAAATTGAACAGTTTACGGCGAGCGAAGTTGCACTATTCCCAGACTGGGAGACTTTGCCTTACGACAGCTTCTCTCCACACCAAGAGATCATTTCAGATCGTATCGCGCGCCTTTATGCCTTGCC encodes:
- a CDS encoding PilZ domain-containing protein — protein: MTEQEFFTVHHSLTANIEPMESNFTLPSQIQFESEIPAPFVVASEFSQLDLLADSARAELKNSDLKNVTSLLDAQNSKLNLLLSFMLSQQDDEKFRTHTYSFGASQFSCFSKTDIEPGRLVKAKLFLEHPAAAIYCYAEVFASQPKDSGFEINFKYAHLRDTDQDLLIKAALHQQQKLLRQRSLDRDNK